The following proteins come from a genomic window of Novosphingobium aromaticivorans DSM 12444:
- the nusG gene encoding transcription termination/antitermination protein NusG: MARWYIIHAYSGFENKVRDAIIAEAERIGLSQLVEAVEVPTETVTEVKRGKKVQVERKFMPGYVLAKLAMNDDIYHLVKNTPKVTGFLGTNGKPQPISDKEAARYFGAREQAAAEPRKNVSVDYEIGDSVKVNAGPFASFNGVVEELDFDKSRVKVSVSIFGRATPVELGFEEVELVR, translated from the coding sequence ATGGCCCGCTGGTACATCATTCACGCCTATTCCGGTTTCGAGAACAAGGTCCGCGATGCGATCATCGCCGAGGCCGAACGCATCGGCCTGTCGCAGCTGGTCGAGGCCGTCGAAGTCCCGACCGAGACCGTCACCGAGGTGAAGCGCGGCAAGAAGGTCCAGGTCGAGCGCAAGTTCATGCCGGGCTACGTCCTCGCCAAGCTGGCGATGAACGACGACATCTACCACCTCGTCAAGAACACCCCGAAGGTGACCGGCTTCCTCGGCACGAACGGCAAGCCGCAGCCGATTTCCGACAAGGAAGCCGCCCGCTACTTCGGCGCGCGCGAGCAGGCCGCCGCCGAACCGCGCAAGAACGTGTCGGTCGATTACGAGATCGGCGATTCGGTCAAGGTCAACGCCGGCCCGTTCGCCTCGTTCAACGGCGTTGTCGAAGAACTGGACTTCGACAAGAGCCGCGTGAAGGTCTCGGTTTCGATCTTCGGTCGCGCGACCCCGGTCGAACTCGGCTTCGAGGAAGTCGAACTGGTCCGCTGA
- the secE gene encoding preprotein translocase subunit SecE encodes MAKTSPGEFFNQVKAEARKVVWPTRQETTTTAIFVGIMMLILAVFFLGVDSLFSAIVRFLLSLA; translated from the coding sequence CCCCGGCGAGTTCTTCAACCAGGTCAAGGCGGAAGCGCGCAAGGTCGTCTGGCCGACCCGCCAGGAAACCACGACCACCGCGATCTTCGTCGGCATCATGATGCTGATCCTGGCGGTGTTCTTCCTTGGCGTCGATTCGCTGTTCAGCGCGATCGTCCGCTTCCTGCTTTCGCTCGCCTGA
- the rplK gene encoding 50S ribosomal protein L11 has protein sequence MAKKIEGYIKLQVAAGDAKPAPPIGPALGQRGVNIMEFCKQFNAATQEIEKGTPLPTVITVYADRSFTFVTKTPPATFFIKKAVGIKSGSKTPGKASAGTIKRSQLAEIAQAKMKDLNANDIDAATKIIEGSARAMGLTVVEG, from the coding sequence GTGGCCAAGAAGATTGAAGGTTACATCAAGCTGCAGGTTGCAGCCGGTGACGCCAAGCCCGCACCGCCGATCGGTCCGGCTCTGGGTCAGCGCGGCGTCAACATCATGGAATTCTGCAAGCAGTTCAACGCTGCCACGCAGGAAATCGAGAAGGGCACGCCCCTTCCGACCGTGATCACGGTCTACGCCGACCGTTCGTTCACCTTCGTGACCAAGACCCCGCCCGCCACCTTCTTCATCAAGAAGGCCGTCGGCATCAAGTCGGGTTCGAAGACCCCGGGCAAGGCTTCGGCCGGCACGATCAAGCGTTCGCAGCTGGCGGAAATCGCCCAGGCCAAGATGAAGGACCTGAACGCGAACGACATCGACGCCGCAACGAAGATCATCGAAGGCTCCGCTCGCGCGATGGGCCTCACCGTGGTGGAGGGCTGA
- the rplA gene encoding 50S ribosomal protein L1, with protein sequence MAKQTKKQKALVTKLGDNQKLYAVDEAIALLKDLKSAKFDESLEVSLNLGVDPRHADQMVRGMVTLPSGTGKDVKVAVFARGDKAEAALAAGADKVGAEDLLEDMQAGNLDYGRVIATPDMMGIVGRLGKVLGPKGLMPNPKLGTVTPNVAEAVKAAKGGQIEFRVEKAGIIHGGIGKLSFSDEALRANFDAFVDAIVKAKPAGAKGKYLRKVGLSSSMGPGLKIDLAQVNGG encoded by the coding sequence ATGGCCAAGCAGACCAAGAAGCAGAAGGCTCTCGTCACCAAGCTGGGCGACAACCAGAAGCTCTATGCAGTCGATGAAGCCATCGCTCTGCTCAAGGACCTGAAGAGCGCGAAGTTCGACGAATCGCTCGAAGTTTCGCTGAACCTCGGCGTCGACCCGCGCCACGCCGACCAGATGGTCCGCGGCATGGTCACCCTGCCTTCGGGCACGGGCAAGGACGTCAAGGTCGCCGTGTTCGCGCGCGGTGACAAGGCCGAGGCCGCTCTTGCCGCCGGCGCCGACAAGGTTGGCGCCGAAGACCTGCTGGAAGACATGCAGGCCGGCAACCTCGACTACGGCCGCGTGATCGCGACGCCCGATATGATGGGCATCGTCGGCCGCCTCGGCAAGGTGCTGGGTCCCAAGGGCCTGATGCCGAACCCGAAGCTCGGCACCGTCACGCCGAACGTCGCCGAAGCGGTCAAGGCCGCCAAGGGCGGTCAGATCGAGTTCCGCGTCGAAAAGGCCGGCATCATCCACGGCGGCATCGGCAAGCTCTCGTTCTCGGACGAAGCGCTGCGCGCCAACTTCGACGCTTTCGTCGATGCGATCGTCAAGGCGAAGCCTGCTGGCGCCAAGGGCAAGTACCTGCGCAAGGTCGGCCTGTCCTCGTCGATGGGCCCCGGCCTGAAGATCGACCTGGCCC